The genomic stretch AAAAATCTGAAATCATATTCAACAGATGGTACTGCCATTTTCTATGAAGCATCTCATAGGGAAAATAGCCTAAACTTACCCATTTTTTACTTTCTGTCGCAACACCGCCATCCGTCATAATCACATGCAAGTGAGGGTTATAACGACCAGAACGACCATGAGTCTGAACAACCATGATTGCTCCAATTTTTACATCCACACCCTTTACTGCACTGACTACATCTTCAAGACATTGATAGCCGGTCCGCATTAATTTTGACAACAATTCGCCATCATGACGATTATCATAAAACACTTGGCGTGATTGCTCCGGTACTGTCAAAATACAGTGCCGGTATATTACACCGGGGTGTAACATTTTGCTGACTTGGCTTACCATATTATCAGCATAGACTTTTGCGCACGAAAGACAAAAACAACTTTTACAGCTGAAGCAGACACGACGAAGATCACGACCGCATTTCATGCAAATATACTCGCAGTAACCGCCGGATTCTTTACTGCAATTGAGCATTTTTTGTACCGGTATTTCGTATTGATCACTATCGTAAACGGGGTATTTATCTTTGAAATTATCCCAATTTTCCTCAAATATTCTGCGAAAAATCTCCTTGTCTTTTCTTTGATATGTTGTCAGTTTCATACTGTAAGTATAACAACAAAACGACTCCAATCACCATCGTAACCAACAAGTCTTCAAGCATGCTCTTAACTAACTGCGATAAAAACGGAAAAATGAAAATTCCTATACTATCAAGTTACGCAGGGTACCTTTGAGACGGTCCGCAGCCCGGAGCAGCTCAGGGAAATCACGTTTCCTTCCGTAGCGGAGCAGGATCACCCTGCTGTTGGCGATCTTGCCCCGCACCCATTCACGGGCCAGCTCCAGACAAAACTGCGGCTCTTCAGCCCGACGAAACTGGTCCCGATGAAGCAGGACCGGATCCGTGCTGAAGCCGTCTACCACCCCGTGAAAACGACCCTGACCGGAGAGAAGATAGATGGGAATCTTGGCCTGAAGACAGAAATGCATGGCCTGGGTGCTGATCTGGGCATTACCGAAAATCATGATCTGATCCACCTTGATGGACGGAATCCGTTGCAGGATTTCGCCCCGCTGCCGGATGGTGAAACGCTCGGACTCCTTGCCCAGTACATAGCCATTTTCAAGCACATACAAGGTGCGCAGGCGGGGGTCAAGGTCAGCAGGAGCACCCACAGGAGCACTGACCGGTGGTTCCACCGCCATGACCTGCTCGGGTTCGTCCGCTTCTTCAGGCAGCCCTTCTGCTGTGTTCTGCTCAGGAAAATAGGAAGGCTTGATTCCGGCCTCGGCAAAGGCCAAGGCCAATTCGGTTTTCGGGTATTGATAGCCGATAATCCGGGCCTTGTCCGTACCGGTCTCGAATTCATCCGGGTCAGCGAGGGATGCTTTGTCGTTATCCGGCCCCTGTTCCGTCTTCTGTTCCGGCTCGTTCTGTTCTGGCTCGACCGCTGCTGCGCATTCATCAGGGATCTGCCCGAGATGTTCTGTTTCCAAAACCGTGGGCTGCATATCAGGATATTTCGCCTTGATGGCCAAGGAACGGACAAACTCCACCCCGAGAAAACGGAACCCGTGCCGGAAATCAACCACCCGCGTTTTCTTCTCATGCAGTTTAAGGCGCAGGGATTGCAGAACCTCGGCAGTAAACTCCAGGGCCTTGTCTGCCGCCTCCTTATGACGACAGAGGATGAGAAAATCATCGGCAAAACGGATCAGACGGAGGTTTTCGTCCAACGCGGCCTCGTCCAGCTGATCCAGATAAAGATTGGCCAGCAGGGGAGAAATCGGGGAGCCCTGAGGTACACCCTTGCTCAGGCGAAAACGCTGCGGCCCGTCAATGACCACGGCGGCCAGCCAGAGCCCAATGAGATGGAGAACAGCCTGATCTTTGACCAGTTCCCTGACTTCGCGCAGCAGAACCTGATGATTGATCTCATCAAAAAAAGAAGTGAT from Candidatus Electrothrix communis encodes the following:
- the cas1 gene encoding CRISPR-associated endonuclease Cas1, coding for MDSPYTIKQVLTDTNLLQAWYKVRANDGCAGIDRESLSDFESGLMSSLALLRDEVIYETYRPRPLLRVHIPKKHSPATRPLSIPTVRDRVLQTAVTRVLTPLFEEEFEECSFAYRQGRSVNMAVQRVEQLRDQGYVWVVDADITSFFDEINHQVLLREVRELVKDQAVLHLIGLWLAAVVIDGPQRFRLSKGVPQGSPISPLLANLYLDQLDEAALDENLRLIRFADDFLILCRHKEAADKALEFTAEVLQSLRLKLHEKKTRVVDFRHGFRFLGVEFVRSLAIKAKYPDMQPTVLETEHLGQIPDECAAAVEPEQNEPEQKTEQGPDNDKASLADPDEFETGTDKARIIGYQYPKTELALAFAEAGIKPSYFPEQNTAEGLPEEADEPEQVMAVEPPVSAPVGAPADLDPRLRTLYVLENGYVLGKESERFTIRQRGEILQRIPSIKVDQIMIFGNAQISTQAMHFCLQAKIPIYLLSGQGRFHGVVDGFSTDPVLLHRDQFRRAEEPQFCLELAREWVRGKIANSRVILLRYGRKRDFPELLRAADRLKGTLRNLIV